A single region of the Polyodon spathula isolate WHYD16114869_AA chromosome 5, ASM1765450v1, whole genome shotgun sequence genome encodes:
- the LOC121315772 gene encoding ectonucleoside triphosphate diphosphohydrolase 6-like, whose amino-acid sequence MRIPKLASVFLLVISLVVYLSYVKKHIDSTTPSDSKNPVQSRNGKDELCHSEKSHFLYGIMFDAGSTGTRVHVFKFEKTPNEAPKLAHETFKAIKPGLSPYADDPEKCTAGIQELLNVAKENVPCDLWKSTPLVLKATAGLRLLPGEKAKQLLDKVKDIFQASPFLSREDCVSIMDGSDEGISAWITVNVLIGSLHGQEQNTVGILDLGGGSTQITFAPRHEKTIQTSPVDFITSFQMFNNTFSLYSHSYLGLGLMSARLAILGGLEGVPLEKGNTLVSPCLAPDYEEQWEHAEVVYIIKGQKAGEPLYESCYSKVEKILYRKVKKAEEVKYMDFYAFSYYYDRAVDIGIIDEKTGGNIKVEDYEAAAKKVCKSMETDQGENPFLCLDLTYIAALLQELGFPKDKVFKLARKIDNVETSWALGATFRYIESLHKH is encoded by the exons ATGAGGATACCAAAATTAGCCAGTGTTTTTCTACTTGTGATAAgtcttgttgtttatttgtcaTATGTCAAGAAGCACATTGACAGTACGACTCCTTCAGACTCTAAAAACCCAGTTCAATCTAGAAATGGAAAGGATGAGCTGTGCCATTCAGAGAAAAGTCATTTCCTATATGGGATCATGTTTGATGCTGGAAGCACTGGAACAAGGGTGCATGTCTTCAAGTTTGAGAAAACACCAAATG aggCTCCTAAATTGGCACATGAAACATTTAAAGCTATAAAACCGGGACTGTCACCCTACGCTGATGATCCTGAAAAG TGCACTGCTGGGATCCAAGAGCTTTTGAATGTTGCTAAAGAGAATGTTCCTTGTGACCTTTGGAAGAGCACTCCCCTTGTGCTGAAGGCAACAGCTGGACTGCGTCTGTTACCTGGTGAAAAGGCTAAGCAGCTGCTGGATAAG GTGAAAGATATATTCCAGGCATCACCCTTTCTCTCCAGAGAAGACTGTGTCAGTATAATGGATGGCTCAGATGAAG GCATTTCAGCATGGATCACAGTCAATGTTTTAATAG GCAGCCTGCATGGTCAGGAGCAAAACACTGTAGGAATACTGGATTTGGGAGGGGGCTCAACACAGATAACGTTCGCTCCGCGACACGAG AAAACAATTCAAACCTCACCAGTAGACTTCATCACATCGTTTCAAATGTTCAATAACACCTTCTCACTCTATTCACACAG CTACCTGGGACTTGGTTTAATGTCAGCAAGACTTGCCATTTTGGGGGGGTTAGAGGGGGTGCcat TGGAGAAAGGAAACACATTGGTGAGCCCATGCTTAGCCCCGGACTATGAAGAACAGTGGGAGCATGCTGAAGTAGTTTATATAATCAAAGGGCAGAAGGCAG GAGAGCCCCTCTATGAGTCCTGCTACAGCAAAGTGGAGAAAATTCTCTATAGAAAAGTTAAAAAGGCAGAAGAGGTGAAATATATGGATTTTTACGCTTTTTCATATTATTACGACAGGGCTGTGGATATTGGTATAATTG ATGAAAAGACAGGCGGCAATATAAAAGTTGAAGATTATGAAGCAGCAGCCAAAAAAG TGTGCAAAAGTATGGAAACTGATCAAGGGGAGAACCCATTCCTTTGTCTTGATCTAACATACATCGCAGCCTTGCTACAAGAACTGGGTTTTCCAAAGGACAAAGTCTTTAag cttgCAAGGAAGATAGACAATGTAGAAACCAGCTGGGCACTGGGAGCCACCTTCCGTTACATTGAATCCCTTCACAAACACTGA